Proteins encoded in a region of the Rutidosis leptorrhynchoides isolate AG116_Rl617_1_P2 chromosome 9, CSIRO_AGI_Rlap_v1, whole genome shotgun sequence genome:
- the LOC139868183 gene encoding uncharacterized protein has protein sequence MEKVSESWVEKIWGNCDFKYAYKKSNGISGGLLMVWDPFLFTANCVVESDSFIAIKGFWKDVRTDLILVNTYGPYNDRDKKKMWQDLSDLLKYDGAMWVIFGDFNEVRFASERKNTEFCDKRAKLFNDFIKDNSLIDLPLGGRIYTRISDDGRKFSKLDRYLVSENFLHHWPNINVMVLDKKHTNHCPLILKDGNIDFGLKPVKVFDEWLKHKDSYDVIKKAWESKVNSVRPDCIFCDKLKIVKQELGKWYSTSDGKLKAEIDELSNRVNDWEKTAETSDLSESQHDMWLKDKELLLQKEKAQVEMLK, from the coding sequence TGGGTGGAAAAGATTTGGGGTAACTGTGATTTCAAATACGCTTACAAAAAATCTAATGGCATTTCGGGCGGGCTCTTAATGGTTTGGGATCCTTTTTTGTTTACCGCTAACTGTGTTGTTGAAAGTGACTCCTTTATTGCGATAAAAGGATTTTGGAAAGATGTACGTACCGATCTTATTCTTGTGAATACTTATGGCCCTTACAACGACCGGGATAAAAAGAAAATGTGGCAGGACCTCTCAGATTTACTGAAATATGATGGGGCAATGTGGGTTATTTTTGGTGATTTCAATGAAGTCAGATTTGCTTCCGAAAGAAAGAACACTGAATTTTGTGATAAAAGAGCTAAACTTTTTAATGATTTCATAAAAGACAACTCTCTAATTGATCTACCACTCGGGGGGAGAATCTATACACGCATAAGCGACGACGGGAGAAAATTTAGTAAACTTGATAGATACCTTGTTTCGGAAAACTTTCTACACCATTGGCCGAATATAAATGTTATGGTTTTAGATAAGAAGCACACGAATCACTGCCCGTTAATCCTTAAAGATGGGAATATTGATTTTGGCCTGAAACCGGTAAAAGTTTTTGACGAATGGTTAAAACATAAGGATTCGTATGATGTTATCAAAAAGGCTTGGGAATCAAAGGTAAATAGTGTTAGGCCTGATTGTATTTTTTGTGATAAACTGAAGATTGTTAAACAAGAACTCGGGAAATGGTACTCCACTTCAGATGGTAAATTGAAAGCTGAAATAGATGAGTTATCAAATCGGGTAAATGATTGGGAAAAAACAGCAGAGACTTCGGACCTAAGTGAATCACAACA